The genomic DNA CATTCCATCAAAATGATGGAAAAATATGATCATAAGGGAATGCCCTTTCCAACTATCACAAGTGACActatataagaaaatgaagtgAAATGAACAAATGAGCATTTCATTCCATACAATACCATTCTATTCCCGCCTACCAAACGTGACTATTTCTGGTAGTGTAGAACCAAATTGAAGCGGAATGGAATTCGCAAGAAAATGAACTGGTAAATAATAAACTGGTTAAAGAATGATAAAGATTAGCATATGTttgtttgaaattaattttaggtgttaaaaatttaagatCTTAACACGAAAGtgcttaattgattaaataaaACATGTTGGTTGAGTAAATATTATAAGTgctgaaattatatttatatagttaCCCaatactttaaattttttcacttttggCCCACatcttattataaaattttaaaaataacagaatattgaaaatataacaataaagttgtaaaataaaaaaggaattaAGGTTTGGATCAAGAACGGAGGGGACAGTGTTGCCCACCATCGTCCTAGGTGAGGTTGCTAGCCACACCAGCAGTCGCCAGCAACCTCGCTTGAGCAACAGTGGTCGAGATTAGAGCTACCACTGCTTGGGAATCGAGGATTGAGTCAGAGGGCATCAACGATCTCATTTGGTGCTGAGGAAGCATGTTTTGGAGTCCCCACAGCTCTAATTCCGAGTCCCTCTTTTTCTTCGattttgaagagagagagagagagagagagatttcaGATGGTGGTGATTTCGATCGTAGCCACCACTGCCCAGGCGAGGTCTTATCCTGGGCGATTGTTGCCAGATCGGAGCCACCACTGCCCCTTCCCTTAAATTGCCATACCCCCTCCCTCCATCTCTTTCTCTAACCTTTTGCGATAAAATCAGAAAATGGGATCAAATTGCGATTACGGAAAACTTAGGGGAACCGCTGCAAATATGAGAAAATGATCCCACCTGACTGATTCAGCCATTAAGTGCTTAATCATTAAGTAGGTCCTCGTTACTAATCATTaaaagccttttttttttacttaagtCTATTAAATTaagtcattttttttgttatattcaTCAAACAAGCTGAATAAATTTAAgtgttgaaaattaatttttataatttaatttgagttATCGAGCACACACTTAGTTTGGTAGCTTGGTTTTGACATTGCTCTGTTTCGGTTAACTTGGGAACCATTGCGTCAAGTTCTAAGGATCGAAGAGGAAGCAATCCGAGATCCCTTTAGGCCCTTTAAGAGGAGTCTTCTTAACAGGCCCGGTGCTGTAAAAACTCATTTTGCATTACCAAACGGGCCATAAATTCATATTCAATTTCACATCGTGTATGCGTAATTCTATTGGTTGAGCCAGACCACCAATCTAGTACTGTTTTTAAACTCCGCCCACCCAACCGGTCATCATGTGACTAGCTGCCTTGTCTAGAGCGGGTTTAACAAAAACCCAATTAGAAAACTTGACCAAATCTGTAAATTTGATTGACCCATTGACCCAATGAGCCTCCCATTACATTTCCCATTCTATTACTAGAAAAACTAGAAGAGAATTTGTCGAATATGGTATCGTGTAAAAATAGGACATATACAATTGCAagatgctttttttttttttttcaaattttaggttTACTTCACAGTCATTGTCGtgtaaaagtaattttataaattaatatctcTGAATATTCGTACAGTGAATCTCAATCTTATTTATCGCTTGTggcacttttttttaaattgtaattttaaaaaattcaagagaGTTATAAAAGTATTTTTATGGCAGAGttcatcaattttaattttttttccatatttatTCTTTATGTTTGTTTCAATAAtcctaaattttataatttattgaaaataaaaaaaatagtaaaaccGGTGATTAAACCAGTTGAACTAGTACATACGCGAGTCAATGAAGAGTCTCAGTTCGATGGCTTACTAGCCTCATCCTGGCCCGGATTTGAAAACATTGAGTCAATCCAGATCCTTAGCAGGCTTACTAGCCCTGCAAGCCACACTGTAGCATGTCACATAGGCCAAATGGTTCGGTACATTAATACCGTGAGTTATAATATCAGTTAGGCTTATATCAACCGTAACAACGTGTAATCGAAATTCAAAGAGTACCATTCAATTTCCGCCAAGCTAGGGGGAACTTGATTCAGCACACCGAGACTCACTTGTAAGTTAGTCCCCTTGGGTGCAGTGAGAATGTCCTATGTTTGGCTCAGAGAGCTCATGTTCCCGATACTGTAGTTTTGGTAGAGAGCTACGACTTCATATACATGCGGCAAGTTATTACCCTTCCAACCAAAGCATACTCCCTACTAGATTTGTAGCTTGATAGCTGCCCCGACTTGACTCTGAACGGAGCCTAAGGTGATCAGAATGTGAGTGGCCCGAGGAATGTCATCTATGGGCTTTCgtataaagataaaaaaggaGAAAGTTACAAACTGAATTGACAATGAATTGGAGCCGCTTTCGACTTCTTTTtcatatacaaataaatatgtaCGTTGTAACTTGTAAGGTCATGTTCAGAAgtacctataaaaaaaaatggcacaagctgtttttccatttttattctTCCCCCTCcccatttttctctttctttgatAGGCAGGTGGCATCAGTTCGGGGTTGTAGATTTGTTGTCCTTCTATATCAAAAAGGAAATTGAACAATTTTCTAACTCTTGTTTTGGGAACTTGTCTTAGATTATTTTTCCAAAGTTTTTATTATATGGGAAGGAAATTATTTACATTAAATTGTACATTTTCTAACTCTTGTTTTGGGAACTTGTATTAGATTATTTTTCCAAAGTTTTTATTATATGGGAAGGAAATTATTTACATTAAATTGTACATTGTGATAAGTCataaaggtttttttttttaaattattgtaaAGGAGGTCCAAAACATCTTGACCGCTCTAAATTGAGAAAGACTACCATACATTTTGACTAATCTAAATTGAGAATGAATATCATTGCATCGAATTCCTTCAAATAAAAAGATCAAAGATAAGAGTCATCGGTGAACTCATTTTTTTTGAATGCCTCGACAAACCCCGCCTCAATTTTGttctatttttgaatttttgaaaatagttTTACGTGTACTAACAAAACACTTCAAAGTCGGTAGCGACAATAAGCGAACGCTTGATTTTGCTCGAACATTTGATGGGTAATGTGTTGCCGTTTAGTACTTTCAACGTGGAAGGAGCTCAAGATAAAGTGTGTTCGGTGTGTAAACTAATGATtcacttgattttttttagtgCATCTCTTTTTTGTTTCTGGTCGTTGATTAAGTAAACAATCTGCAACCGTCCCTGTGAGAAATCCCGCAGCATTTCATCCTCAAGTATGCATTGCATCTGAAGGAGTCGGTGACTCTCAGGGTCTCAAACGTCGACATTTGGACTCTGCGGACGGAAAACCGGGATGGCAGATTATGGTTGGGTAGAGaatggaaaatttttataGGCTGCTACTCTATTTTGCCCGACTACTTTGTCCAATTCCAGTTGGAAGGGATTTCGACCTTAGGTGGTGTTATATTTGATCAAAGGGCATTTGAAATTGATTACCCATTCAACACTGCACAACCAAACAACAACGGATTTTTATCGCCCAAGAGGGAAGAAGCCGTTTATGACGTCTCATACATAGTTGGGACAGCCGGCCTGCGGGCACGAAGTACCCGCGCGTTCGTTCGTACAGTGATGCGGGAACTAACCGCACCCTAAAATTCCACGTCGTTGGGAGCTGATTTGAACCAATTGAACTAAACTGGTTTGGTCGGGTGAAATTTACATATCTGCCCTAAAACTTTCAAAACATTGCATTTTCACCTTTTTCGGAATTTTAAAGCACATTTGAGCACATTTTACCGCTGCACCAAGAAGGACGTTTGTTCGAAGCAGAATTCTCTAATGGAGGAAACAGTGAGTCCTATGAGTCCTCACTTAGACTCGGTTTCAATTCTCAGTGATAAAACATAGCTTTGAACCGTTTCAAAGATTGAACAAACTCTTTCTACACTGCAGGTTGGGGTagggaagtccctaaagctgaAAATCTCAATGGGCTATATCCTTGGTTTCAAGTTGAAATGACCGAATCATATAATCAAGAAAGGAAGCGTGGTAAGAttcctgagcagaaaagttcTGATTGCCCATCTTTCTCATTTCAGTTAAGAAATATATGTAACTGCAGTACAAGACTCAATACAAGTTTATATATCAGAAATCAACTGCAGTAAATCGTTTCTCAGCAACCGACGATGAAATTATCTAGGATTCAACTAGCAAGTTTTGATTGTCGGTTAGAACTGGGGAAGTATCAGCCACCAACTTGGTTCATGATCTTTAAGCAGGCACCTAGGCCTTCTCGAGAAGCAATGGGGCGGCTTTGATAGCGGATAAATTTAGCCGTTCATTCATCATGATCCCCATTTATCAATCAATCAACTAAATAAAAACggtcatttttcttttccttttcaaccTTGTCTTGGAAGGCATGCAGGATTTACTTCCAAGAGGACTGTATAAAGCTGCGGCAGCTCATTTGATGCCGACCGATATGGATAAATGACTAGAGAGCCGTGGAATACTGGATCTGTCCGGCCGGGGGTTCGTATTGGAATTTGATGGTGACATCTACCTTAAATTTATTACGggagaaaggaaaataagaGTTCGAATTTGTGCACAACTAATTAAAGACACTGAGAATTTAGCTTTTCATCATAATACAAGCATTTCATCTACCGCAAAAGCCAAAATCGTAACCAATTGTTGGCGAATTATCATGCTTGCTTTCGTACAAACCCCACCCCAGAGATGTTGCTTCCTTTATTTTACAGAACATTTCACGAGCCATCTGTTCGAGTCACCTGGACTTGATTTATTGTCATTTTATAATAGAGGCTCAACCGAAACCAAATACAAGGTTACTCATGTTCTTAGGGGTgtaaaaaaatcaatgttaTGAATGACCAAGGACTACAAGGGGCTGCAAGATATATCTCATCCCCCATGTTGTCATGCCGCCACaacgaaaaaaaatgtaatataaTGGACTGGAAGGCATTGTGCGAACCTGCTAGCAATAGTTTACTCCTCCTCCACTAACAACTTCTCCGATCCGGTAAGCAACCATTTTTTCGTCAACGAGTATCCCTTGGGCTGCCTTAGCGCTAACCACCAGGACCATCCCGATGCCCATGTTAAATGTCCGCCTCATCTCAGAATCTTCGATGTTTCCCACCTTAAGTATGGCAGCATGAAGTGTCAGTTACTCAATGTCaataaaacatgggaaaaaggaaaagcacaGAGCTGCGTAACCGAAAGTCATTATCAATTGTCCAACTGCCTGGCCCATTTCCTGGCAATGGTCTAGAACACATTTGAACCATCATGTACTGGGATAAGTTCTCCAGTTCACCCAAGATGACATGTCTAAACCAAGATGTCATGTTGTGAAATGTAGAACGTGATTTCATACATTTCAACCGGGAGCTGACAGTCTATTATATgttaatgaataaatattaataagatcaaTTGGATTGGATTCATCCCCAGTAAGACTATTGCCTCATTGACTCTATCTCTATTTCCTGACATCAACAGTTTTCCTCAATGGCTGTGGAATTTTTCAAAGGCAATAAATGTGAAATGCGTTCCTTACCTCTTGCATCCACTTGAAGAGTTGAGGGACAGGCCAAGAATTCTTATTTATAACAGCACCAAGACCTTTGGGAAAAACTCGAGGTATATTGTCGGTGAAACCGCCACCAGTTATGTGCGCGATCCCTTTCACACCTCCTCGGCTGATAAGGTCAAGAACCTGATTTTCCCGCAGCAGCACGCAATGAGATCACTGTTTGATGCAGTAAAGTCCATGAAATTAcagaaaagagggaaaagtAATAACCTGCTTCACATATATAACAGTTGGAGCCATGAGAGCTTCTCCTAATGTAACATCTCCACCGGGAAGCAGGTCCTTTAATGAGAGACCACTTCTGGCCACAACTCTGTAACGAGAGTATCCTTTTGTTAAGcatgtaatttttttggggggaAAGGGTACAACATATCTGCTTATATAATATTTGGGTTTCTGACATACGAATAGTTGGGTACCTTCTGACAAGTGAGAAACCGTTGGAATGAACCCCACTTGATGGCAAACCAATGAGGACGTCACCCGCCACAATGTCTCTTCCATCTATGACTGAACCCTTGTCCACACTGCCTACGGCAAATCCACTGAGATCATATTCACCCTCTTTGTAGAAGTCAGGCATTTCTGCTGTctgccaaaaaaagaaaaaaggaccCTTTTAACCACTCACTCAAAACTGCACTGTAAGAGAAAGATCCGATCAATGCTCTTCTTATTGCAATTATTACAGCATTTCTGAATTTGTCACCATTTGTACTTGGGGCCCGTCTCCAAAGACCCCAA from Punica granatum isolate Tunisia-2019 chromosome 2, ASM765513v2, whole genome shotgun sequence includes the following:
- the LOC116197681 gene encoding phosphoribosylformylglycinamidine cyclo-ligase, chloroplastic-like, whose protein sequence is MATSLGTNTDISRSLAATVKPSFGKPRTRQLCQFGASVGSVSRKCQLLSVNSGAAQARTRARSLSKDSSVITAVMDGENLSYKKAGVDIDAGSELVRRIAKMAPGIGGFGGLFPFGDSYLVAGTDGVGTKLKLAFETGLHETIGIDLVAMSVNDIVTSGAKPLFFLDYFATSSLDVDLAEKVIKGIVDGCEQSGCVLLGGETAEMPDFYKEGEYDLSGFAVGSVDKGSVIDGRDIVAGDVLIGLPSSGVHSNGFSLVRRVVARSGLSLKDLLPGGDVTLGEALMAPTVIYVKQVLDLISRGGVKGIAHITGGGFTDNIPRVFPKGLGAVINKNSWPVPQLFKWMQEVGNIEDSEMRRTFNMGIGMVLVVSAKAAQGILVDEKMVAYRIGEVVSGGGVNYC